From one Anopheles cruzii chromosome 3, idAnoCruzAS_RS32_06, whole genome shotgun sequence genomic stretch:
- the LOC128273284 gene encoding uncharacterized protein LOC128273284, with amino-acid sequence MDADRKVRFLTTELVEKILQSNDDLRAYRIASRGGCTLTTPQGLDGFMSVIHKLTLNLEHTVTSETKTLTLMLKMMKGDDDFRQKSLGLVLFPNEINVYSNVIPTFAGLVRASGAQIDLSSLCPRIYLAESSVRYPAYSEQEETFLAMADVTLAGFEPSHSRLNLDRAHLDLMARKVAQFHACSYALRIGGQSERLACLVDRIIPLNFVQDGKIFFESYDVIFKVVFERVFRYLDDRPELLQSVGDKERERIEALRCRYGSCPSELMQRCLRRDDTYSVILHGDFNRNNVLFRYGGDGTPQDVMLIDFQENRYGSPALDLSFFMYMNMLPEAWAHGGWEDLLGVYHRELMRCLCEIVQTTPDDARLAPYSYDAMKQHLAQHFVYGAVIAIKFLPCMMSSETEVQQIVHHFHTDITSPAFRDIYLIAGGEAVNERLAKVLIHAAQQGYLDMVG; translated from the exons ATGGACGCCGATCGAAAAGTGCGCTTTCTAACGACCGAGCTGGTGGAGAAGATTCTCCAATCGAACGACGATCTGCGGGCCTACCGGATAGCCAGCCGTGGTGGCTGCACACTGACGACCCCGCAAGGACTGGACGGGTTTATGTCGGTGATCCACAAGCTCACGCTCAATCTGGAACACACCGTCACAAG CGAAACCAAAACGCTCACGCTGATGCTGAAGATGATGAAGGGTGACGATGACTTCCGCCAGAAGTCACTCGGTCTGGTGCTCTTTCCGAATGAAATCAATGTCTACTCGAACGTCATCCCAACGTTTGCCGGTTTGGTGCGGGCCAGCGGTGCCCAGATCGATCTCAGCAGCCTCTGCCCGCGGATCTACCTGGCCGAGTCGAGCGTACGCTATCCGGCCTACAGTGAGCAGGAGGAAACGTTCCTCGCGATGGCGGACGTCACGTTGGCCGGGTTCGAACCGAGCCACAGTCGGCTCAACCTTGACCGGGCACACCTCGACCTGATGGCCCGCAAAGTGGCACAGTTTCACGCTTGTTCCTATGCCCTGCGGATCGGCGGTCAGTCGGAGCGACTCGCCTGCCTGGTGGACCGTATCATCCCGCTCAACTTCGTGCAGGACGGTAAGATCTTCTTCGAAAGCTATGACGTCATCTTTAAGGTGGTGTTCGAGCGTGTGTTCCGTTACCTGGACGACCGCCCCGAATTGCTCCAATCGGTTGGAGATAAGGAGCGAGAGCGGATCGAGGCGTTAAGGTGCCGGTATGGCAGTTGTCCCTCGGAGTTGATGCAGCGGTGCCTGCGGAGGGACGATACGTACTCGGTGATTCTGCACGGCGACTTCAACCGAAACAATGTACTGTTCCGgtacggcggcgacggcacgcCGCAGGACGTGATGCTGATAGATTTCCAGGAGAACCGTTACGGTTCGCCGGCCCTCGATCTGTCGTTCTTCATGTACATGAACATGCTGCCGGAAGCGTGGGCCCACGGTGGCTGGGAGGACCTGCTCGGAGTCTATCACCGCGAGCTGATGCGGTGCCTCTGTGAAATCGTACAAACCACCCCGGACGATGCCCGCCTTGCGCCGTACTC ATACGACGCCATGAAGCAACACCTGGCACAGCACTTCGTCTACGGTGCGGTCATAGCGATCAAGTTCCTACCGTGCATGATGTCGAGCGAGACGGAGGTCCAACAAATCGTGCACCACTTTCACACGGACATCACGTCACCGGCGTTTCGGGATATCTATCTGATTGCCGGCGGGGAGGCGGTCAACGAGCGCCTCGCGAAGGTGCTGATCCACGCCGCGCAGCAAGGCTATCTGGACATGGTCGGCTAA